ACTGGATTGGACAATGGAAGTCAATACAAGTCCAGAGATAAACGAAGTTCTTGTGTTTTTGAAGAAAATGGTGTTGAGATATCGGTCCACATATTTTTTAGAGATTTTTGTCATGCTTTTTACAATGTATTTAAGTGAGATTAGTAAAACTGTCACAGCAATTAGGATAACGGCAAGAGGATACTTTTTAAGAGGGGAGCTTAAAAGGAGCTTTATAAGCGGTTCAAGGATAATTTTTAATGGAGATACAAACTTAAACCCCCCCATGTTTTTAAAGAGATGGGCCAAAAAATTAGCTGATTTTTCAAGAGGGTGAAAGAAGTGCTCTAAAGGGAGGAAGGTAAAGGCAGACAAAAGGTTGAAAAAATCGTGAACGGTCGCAGCCTGAATAGCTTTTTCAAACTCTTTTCCTTTTTTAAGATGGGCAAGGGATATCAGGGTGTTTGTTACCGTAGTACCTATATTGGCTCCCATGATCATTGGAATTGCATTTCTGATATTTAAAGTTCCAGCTGCTATTAAGCTAACAATAATGGAAGTGGTGGATGAGGATGATTGTAAGATTGCGGTTGCGAGGAGACCTGTGGAAAAACCCACTAAAGGGTGTGCAGTGTTCTGAATTAGCATATTTGCAAAACCGCTACCGAGAAGTTGGAATCCCTTTGATAAAAGCTCAATGCTGAAAAAGAAAAAATAAAAGGAAATCAAAAGAATCAAACCGTACATGAAATAATGTTAAAGAGGTGTGCTTGAATAATCAAAGAAATTAGGAGTTTTCTATTATATTTTAAGTTCCATAGCTTCATGAGAAAGTCATTTTAAAGGGGGGATGGCTTGCCCAGAAGTCGCTATAGGATAAATTGGAGCCGATGTTTTAAATTAGTGAAAATTTTTAGTGAGTTAATTTGGTATTTGACTCGACGTTTTTTTTACAATTAATCGGTCGCCTCGAGGTGGCAAAACCAAAAGGAGGTGCAATATGATAAACATACTAACTGATATTGTAGTATCAAGGACCCAGAAGGCATGTGTATGTGTGTGCCTGTCTCCTGGATGCCAATACAGTGAAGACTACTTGATGGGATATACAGATGGTTATGCTGATGGAACGTTAGATCGTTAGGAATGAGCAGGTACCCGATGTCCGGCGCCAGACATCGGGTACCCGAGTATATTGTGGAATATACGGCTACAGGGATGAGAAAAAATTGGTTTAAAGAAGGCACTTTCAAAATTTCCCAACCGCCGAATTAGGTCGGTTCCCCTGTGAGAAAAAAAGGCGAAAATATACATAAATAAGTTGAAAGCACAGATGAAGTTGGTAAAGGCTATTAAGGGTATGTTGATTAAAGAGAGGAAAGGTTATTTAGAAAAAGCCTGATACTAAGGGTATTGGAAATCTCTGAGAACAATATGCGGAAACTTTCTCAGTGTAATGTATTATATAAAGGGTAAAATTTGAAAAGAAGTAAGAAAAGGCGTTAAAAGACATTTTTCTAAGTTAATTTTTGTATCCCTGGGATGCAGTTTTAAGTTTTTGAAACATCATCGTGTGTAAAGGAAGATGAGACTTTTCAGGAAGAATTGTTTTTTGGAAACGCTGCAGGATTGACCGTTAAAACTGATTGGGTTATAATTAAAACACATATAAGGAGGGTGTATGAAGAAAGTGCTGATGTTAGTGTTAACAATAGGAGTGTTGGGTGCCCAGACCCTTGATGAACGTGTTGAAAATATGGCTGTTTCTCTTACCGACAAGGCTGCAGCCCTGATTTCTTCTGGGGTAATATCCAATGCGGGATGCAAAGGCGGATTGCCTCACTTTAACCTGGGTGTTGCTGCGAATGCCAGTTGGTTTAAGTTTACCAATCCTATTAATTCTGAAGAAATATCTTTCCCTGCTGTCTTCCCATACATATACGGTGAAGTCGGGCTCTTTAAGGGTTTCTCTTTTACTCCCCTTTTAAGGGGACTTTTTGCGGTTGATGTAATTGGTAAATACGCTCCAACACTCATTAAATCCGATTACTTTGAGGAATCTCCCTATCTCATTGGTTACGGTTTAAAAGTTCAAGTTCTAAAAGACCAGCTTGTTCCTCCCACTCCTGCTGTCTCGGTTGCCCTCATTAATCACGAATACAAAAACCTCACTTTTAAATTTGATACCCTCTATACAAGCCTGAGTCTTAAGGATCTTTCAATCAGAGCTTCTGTCTCCAAAAACGTTCTTTTTATAACTCCTTATCTTGGAGCGAGTTACGATATTTATTCATTGAACACAAATTATTGGACGACGAGTGACTCCACCAGAAAGGAAATACAAGCAGTTGAAAACAATACCCTTTCTTATTTTGGCGGTATAGAGTTCAAAATTCTGGTGATTAAAGGGTATCTTGAAGGCTCGTATAGAAGCAACAGGTTTGGCCTTACACTTGGGTTTAAAGCAGGTATATAATATAGCTGGTTAGATAAATTCTCTTCAAAACTGTAATTTTATGGAACGGCGAGCCTTTTTGCTTCTCGTGTTGGGTTACTTTTCTGCCATATTTTTGGGGTCATTACTTTTACTGTTACCTTTTTCAAGGCGTGGGCCGCTGTGTTTTACCGATGCTTTCTTTACAGCAACATCTGCTATATGCGTGACCGGTTTAATTGTGAAAGATACACCTGTGTTTTTCACTTTGTTTGGGAAAGCTGTTATCCTTACTTTGATTCAGCTTGGCGGTATCGGTTATATGAGTGTAGCGGGCGTATTATTGCATCGATTGAGAAGGAGCTTGATTCTTCCAGAGATGATGGCCCAGGGATTTCCCGAACTTAAGCCCGGTTTTGCTTTTTATTTTGCCAAACGGGTGGTGATTTATACTTTGGTTATTGAGTCCATTGGAATAATATTGTTGTTCTTTGCTTTTTTAAAATATTTTCCACCAATTCTTGCTTTTCAACACGCGGTATTTCAGGCTATTTCCGCTTTTTGTAATGCAGGATTTTCAACTTTTTCCAATTCGTTGATGTCTTTTCGAGGCGACCCTTTTGTAAATTTTGTTGTTATCCTGTTAATAATAACAGGCGGGCTGGGATTCTTTGTCCTTAATGAATTAAAGGAATTTTTCAAAAGTAGAGTGGAATTGCTTAAAAAATTTGTAAGAAAAGATTCAGGCGAGAGGATTTCAGGAAAAACCTTCCGGTTTTCCACCCATACGCGGGCCGTTTTTACGTGGACGATTATCCTTGTCGTTGGGGGATTTATTTTAATTTTATTCCTCGAGATAAACAACGGTTTCAGAAACTTTTCAACTTCAGAAAAGATTTTGGCAGCACTTTTTCAGTCTGTTACTCCTCGAACCTGCGGTTTTAATACCGTTGATTTCTCTCTTCTTGCGCCTGCGACATTAAGTTTAATTATGCTTCTTATGTATATAGGTGGAAGTCCAGGTGGGACCGCGGGAGGAGTTAAAACGAATACTTTTGCTCTTGCTTTTTTGTGGATTTTTCACCACCTTAGGGGATACAAAAATGTTTATTTATTCAAGAGAAGAATTTCTGATGCAGCGGTAGAAAAGGCAATTTTGATTTTAATTCTTTCCTCCACCTATCTGTTCATTAGTTACTTTTTAATTGTGTCTTTTGACAAGTATGTGCTTTCACTCCACACTCCCATAGAAATAGCTTTTGAGACCGTTTCAGCCTTTGGTACAGTGGGCCTTTCAACTGGCTCTCGTGTTTTCAATAATGTAAGTCTTTCTGCCGATTTCAATATACTTTCCAAGTGGATTATAATTTTACTTATGATAATTGGTAAGGTTGGTGTTCTTTCGGTGGCTACCTACATGATAGAAAGGACTAAGATAGAGATAGGCTATCCGGAAGACAGATATATAGTGGGGTGAATTTATATGAACATTCTTGTTATCGGTGCTGGAAGGTTTGGAAGGTCATTAGCAGAAGTGTTTATGCGGGAAAATCACACTGTTGTTCTGGTGGATAAAAACGAAAATAAAATAAAGGGAATGGAAGACAGGGTTTCCCAAGCGGTAATTCTTGATAGTACAGAAGAGGAAGCCTTAGCTCGCTTAAATTTAGAGGACTTTGATTACGTTTTCCTATGCATTTCTGAAATTTCAGCATCAATCTTGACTGCACAAATATTGCAGGATAGAAAGATTAAAAATGTTTATGCTAAAGCCTCAAATGATGTGCATGCAAAAATTTTATCCCGGCTTGGGGTATCCAGGGTTATTCAGCCCGAAAAACAGTCCGCAGAGAGACTGGCTATGAGTATAATGTGGGGAACTGTTGAGCTTGCAGACCTCCTCAGGAAGAAGAATGTCATGATATCCACTGTTGATGTCCCGAGAAATTTCCAAAAGAAGTCACTGAGTGAACTTGAGATAAGAAAAAAATTCGGTCTTTATGTCATTGCCGTTGAGAGGAATGAACCAATTGTTGTGGGAGATGGCTCCGAACCTGAGGATGGGACAAAAATCGGTGTTTCTACTAAAACCGTCACATACGTCTTACCCGATGGTGGGTTTGAAATAGAAAGGACTGACAAGCTCATTGTGATAGGAACTCGTGAAAACATTGAGAAGTTTGTAAACTATGTTTCAAAAGAAGCCGAGTAAAAAAGAGATTTCAACCTACTCTAATGAGGAACTCTTTGAATTCTTCAAAGAGTCTCTTTTTGAAGGAAATTTTGATTTAGCCGAAAAATGCATAAGCGAGCTATTAAGTAGGGTTGAATCCAATCAGGTTAAATCGGAAGAGGAAAAACTTAAGTACTATAAGGCGATGGGGATTTTCCAGGAAATGGTTAATAACGAAGAACTTGCCAGGGAATACTTCTTAAAAAGTCTCGAAATAAAACCAGATGACGAAGAGACATTAAACCACCTTAGAAAATTGTCAGGTCTGGAAGAACAGGGTGAATAGCGTATTAGCTGGCTTCTTAGCTTCTTTGTTTGCTGGTCTCGCTACAACCCTTGGTGCTTTATTTCTTATTTTAAAGGTTAAATTTGGTCCCAAGAGTATGCCTTTGTTCCTTGGACTCTCTGGTGGAATTATGTTTTCTGCCTCTATTTTCAGCCTTCTTATTCCCGCTCTCAGTAAAGGTGTCCTTATTCCAGTGCTTTTGGCTTTTCTCTTTGGAGCTTTTTTTGTCGATTTCTTGGATACTATTATTCCTCACGAGCATTTTATAAAAGGACTGGAGGGCCCTTCTTCAAGACTTAAAATGGTATCACTTATTCTTTTAACGATGTTAATTCACAATTTTCCTGAGGGAATGGCAGTTGGAATCTCTTTTGCAAAAGGTATTTCCCCCTCTGCAATTTCCCTCGCAGTAGCTATAGGTTTGCAGAACATTCCTGAAGGTGCAGCGGTTGCTCTACCCCTCTTCAGCCTCGGTATGAGCAGAAGTAGAGCGATTTTTATAGCGTTTCTAACTGGAATGGTCGAGCCAGTAGCTGGTCTTTTGGGGGTTTCCCTCGGAATACTTTTCTCAAAGCTTTTACCTTACCTTATGGCTTTTGCCTCAGGGGCAATGGTCTACGTTGTAAGTGATGAAATGATTCCTGAATCCCACACCCATGGTTCAGAGAAGGTTGCAACCTTCTCTTTTATGTTGGGCTTTGTAGTAATGACCCTTTTGGATAACCTTTTTTAGGGGGGTAAGTGGAGATTTTAGAGTACATAGAACAAAAAAGTGAACTCGTCAACAGAAAGTTGGAGGAGTTTTTTCCCCAGAATGCTAAGGGGGTCCCCTTACTAAGGGAGTCAATGCGATATTCCCTTTTCGCTGGTGGCAAAAGGCTGCGCCCAGTTCTGTGCATATTGGGATATGAACTGTGTGGTGGAAAAAAGGAGGAAGAAATTTTACCTCAGGCTTGTGCCCTTGAAATGATCCATACTTTCACACTCGTTCACGATGATCTGCCTGCAATGGATAATGACGACTTTCGTCGTGGAAAACCGACAAATCACAGGGTATATGGTGAAGCTATGGCGATTCTTGCTGGTGATGCCCTTTTTATTGAGGCTATCGGGTTGTTTTTAAAAGGCCCGTTAAGTGCAGAGATTAAAATTAAGATGTTAAATGAGCTTGTGGATGCACTTGGCGTAGACGGAGTCATTGGAGGACAGGTGCTGGACTTAAAGGCTGAGGGAAAGGTTCACACTCAAAGGTTGGTTGAAAATATCCATTTAAGGAAGACAGCACGGTTTATTGAGGCCTCCATTGTAATTGGAGCTATAGGCTCAGGGATTGACGAATCTATTGTGGAAGGTTTCAGAAGAATTGGAAGAAAACTGGGTCTGCTTTTCCAAATCGTGGATGATATCCTTGACGAAACGGCAGAGGACGAAGAGCTTGGTAAAAAAGCTAAGAAAGACAGAGAAAGGGGAAAGTGCACCTATCCCTCCGTGTTGGGACTTGAAAGGTCCTATGATGTAGCGAGGGAACTGGTAAGGGATATTAAAGTGGAGGCTAAGAGTATTCTGGGAGATAAAAGCAAATTATTAGAAGGACTTGCGGATTATTTTCTTTCCAGGAGGAAGTGATTGGTTTTAAAAGAAATTTTTTCAAATCCCTTCTGGCTACTCCCTCTCTTGACTGGTTTCATCGCTCAGATGATAAAATTTGTGATTTACAGCATTAAGGAGAAGAGGCCTGCCTTTTCCTGGCTTTTCAGCACCGGAGGAATGCCCAGTGCCCATTCCGCTGCCGTTTCCTGTCTTTCAGTGATCACTGGAAAGCATTATGGTTTTAGTTCTCCTATATTCGGTATCACATTGTATTTCAGTCTAATCATTATGTATGACGCTGCAGGCATTCGCAGGGCGGCGGGAGAACATGCCGAACTTCTAAATATCATAGTAGAAGAGTTAATGGGAAAAAATAAGGCCCTTGGCAGAGAGAAGTTAAAAGAGTTCCTTGGCCATTCTCCCTTGGAGGTTTTGGTAGGAGCAATTTTGGGAATTCTTCTTTCATTAATTTATATCAAGATGAGGTGGGTATGAGGTGGCTTGATTTTCTTCTTGTCTTACCAGGTATTCTTCTTGCGTTAACTATCCATGAATATTTTCATGGGTATGTGGCCTATAAACTGGGGGATCCTACCCCTCGTTTGAAGGGCAGACTCACATTAAATCCCCTCGCACATATAGACCCCGTTGGATTTGTTGCGCTTCTTTTTCTTCATTTTGGATGGGCAAAACCGGTTCCCATTAATCCATACAACTTGAGGAATCCTCGGAGAGATGTGGTGCTGGTCTCACTGGCTGGTCCATTTTCAAATCTTATTTCAGCGTTTCTTGTAGGTTTTACGTTGAGAATATTTGCGTACAGATTCTTGCTTTACACAACTTTCGGGGCGATGATTGTGAACTTTGTAGTGATCAGTGCCGCTTTAGCTTTTTTTAATTTAATTCCTATTCCTCCTCTTGATGGGTGGCATGTCCTTGAGTATTTTCTTCCCCCTGGAGGGTTTAAGAACTTCATGAGGCAATATGGATACTACATCCTTCTGATTTTGGTTGTTCTTTCAGCTCTCGGTTTTCCACTTTTGGGAATGTACATAAGCATTACTGTAAAATTTTTCACGCGATTAGTTTTTGGTCATCTTTTGCCTTTGAATCTTTAAACTTTTCTTTGGAGGTGTGAGGTGGGTGTCAGAATTTTGGGAATAGGGTCTTATTTACCTGAAAAAATACTTACAAATGAAGACCTTGAGAAAATGGTTGAAACCTCCGACGAATGGATAGTGGAAAGGACAGGCATTAAGGAAAGACATATAGCTGGTCCCGATGAGGCTACCTCTGATCTTGCTTATAGAGCAAGCTTAAAGGCCTTAAAAAAAGCTGGTATCACGCCTCAGCAGATTGACGGAATAATCGTTGCCGCTGCCTCTCCAGACTATCTTTTCCCCGCTACAGCGTGTATTTTACAGGCTAAACTGGGCGCTAAGAAGGCCATGTGTTTTGATATAGAAGCAGCATGCCCTGGATTCGTTTACGCCCTTGAGATTGCAAGGGGGCTTTTATCTCTTCCAAATTACAGGTACATCTTAATTGTTGGTGCAGAAACCCTTTCCCGACTTGTGGACTTCAGTGATAGGAATACCTGTGTTCTTTTTGGGGATGGTGCCGGTGCAGCAGTAGTAACCAAGGATGATTCTGAGAGCGATGTGCTTGCCTCTTATTTAAAGGGAAATGGCGAGGTACATGAGTTACTTATGCTCCCTGCTGGGGCAGCAAGGAAGCCTGCGTCTGAAAAAACTGTAAGTGGAAAAGAACATTATATAAAGATGCAGGGGAGAGAAGTGTTTAAGTATGCTGTGATGGGAATGCAGGAAGCCGCTGAGAAAGTTTTAGAGAAGGCTGGTATAATGTCAGAGGATATTGACTGGCTTGTCCCTCATCAAGCCAACGTAAGAATAATTGATGCCACAAGGGAGAGACTTGGAATACCACGGGAAAAGGTGTATATTAACATTGAGAAGACAGGCAATACCAGTGCAGCATCAATTCCTATTGCCCTTGCGGAAATGGACGAAAAGGGCCTTTTGAAGAGAGGGCAGAGGGTTCTGCTTGTATCTTTTGGTGCGGGATTTATCTATGGAGCGATCTTACTGAGATGGTAAAAGGATTTTTGATAGACCTTGATGGGACTCTCTACATTGGCAACCAGCCTGTGAGGGGATCAAGGGAACTTGTTGATTTTTTAAAGGAAAATAACATTCCCTTTCTTTTTTTAACAAACAATTCAACGAGAACCCCGGAACAGGTTGCAGAGAAACTGGAAAAGATGGGGATTCAGGTCAACCCTTCTAAGATTTATACTTCAGCAAATACCCTTGCTGATTATTTACGGGAGCATTATGAGGGTCATCACAGCGCATATGTAATTGGAGAAGATGGCGTTTTGAGAGAGCTGGAGAGTCTTGGTTGGAAGATAGTGAAAGATTATAAGGAGGCAGAGTTTGTTATAGTCGGACTTGATCGAGAGGTTACTTATGAAAAACTGAAACAGGCGGTTTTGGCAATCCAGAAGGGTGCCACTTTCATTGCCTGCAACAGGGATTCTTCTTTTCCAACTCCAGAAGGATTTCTTCCCGGAGCGGGTGCCATCGTAAATGCAATAACCACAGTGGTTGGAGTAGAACCCCTTGTGCTTGGAAAACCTAATGAGTACATAATAAGGTACGCTGTTAAAAGGCTTGGAGTTTCTTTAGAAAGCACAGCTATTGTGGGTGACAGACTGGATACGGACATCGCACTCGGTAAGAAAATGGGGATGGTGACCATCCTCGTTCTTACAGGGGTTCGCAAAAACGAAGATCAGATAGAAGAAATTAAGCCCGATTTTGTCTTTGAAGATGTAGGTGAATTATGGAAAAATATTTACAGGTTGCTTTAAAGGCTGTGAGGGAAGCCGGGAATTTTTTAAGGGATCACTTTGGAAAGGTTCTCGACATTCATGCCGAAGAGAAGAAAGCAAATGACCTTGTTTCTTTCGTAGATAGAGAGACGGAAGAAATTATAAAGGACATAATATGGAAAGAGTTTCCAGACCACCAATTTATTGGTGAAGAACCCGGGAGTAGCAAAAAGGTAGCCCAACTCGCCTGGGTTATTGATCCCCTTGATGGGACAAAGAATTTCCTTTCGGGGATAGACATTTTTGCAATCTCCTGCGCCCTTTTGGAGGAAGGAGAACCTATTGTAGGTGTTGTCTTTAATCCTGTTAAAAGTGAACTTTTTTACGCCCTTAGAGGGAGAGGGGCTTTTAAAAACGGTAAGAAAATTGGAATCAACAATAATCTACCTATCGAAAGGACTCTTTTCGCCACTGCATTTCCATTTAGAGAAAAATCTAAGTTTGATTTTTTGAATGAGGTTTTTAAGAGGCTCTATAAAAAATTTTCAGACGTGAGAAGATTGGGCTCTGCTTCCCTTGACCTTTGTTATGTCGCGGAAGGGATCTTTTCTGCATTCTATGAGTATGGACTTTCCATTTGGGATATTGCTGCAGGTGCGTTGATCGTAAGAGAAGCGGGTGGAGTTGTTAAAGATTTTTCCGGCGGAAATGATTACTTGAGATCTGGTAATATCGTTGCGGGAAGAGAGGATGCGGTTACCCTTGTACTTGATGCTTTAAGGGAGGCAAGATGGAGTTTGCCATAAAGATTCCTACTATTGACGAGGAGATTGTAAACAGCTTTAAAATCTATCTGGTGGGAGGCTCTTTAAGGGATGCAATTCTTGGAAGGGAGATTAACGACTATGATCTGGTTTTAGAGGGTGATATAGATCCTTTTTTGAAACTGTACAAAAGGAAACATCCTGAATCTACCCTTTTTCCTCTCTCAGAAGAAGACGAGGAGTACAGAATTGTCATTACAGAGGATCTTTGGCTTGATATCACTTCCGTTAAGGGTAAGGATATATATGAGGATTTGAAGAAACGGGATTTTACAGTTAACGCCATAGCAATGGATTTAAGGAGTGGTAAAATCATCGACCCTGTGGGTGGATGGAAAGATATTGAGCAAAGAGTTATAAGGCTCATTAGTCCTTTAAATTTAATTCAGGATCCCTTGAGAATCCTGAGAGCGTACAGGTTTAGCGCTGTTCTCGGTTTTGAAATCGGACCTGAAACACGTTTTTATTTGAAGGAGCTCTCTCCGCTTTTGTCTTTTAAGATAGTTGCCGGTGAACGCATAAGATATGAGCTTTTTCTTATTTTGCTGACGGATAATTCTTCAAAGACAATAGAACTCATGGCTGAAGACGGGGTTCTATTTTCGGTTTTCCCAGAACTTTCTCCCATGAAGCATACTTCACAGCGATACTATAACGAACAAAACCTTCTATATCATACAATTAAAGCCCTTGCAAACTTTGAAAAAATTCTGGTGGAGAAAGATGAAAAATATGAAAAAGAACTTGGGTGGATTTTTAAGCTTGCAGTTTTGTTGCATGACATTGGAAAGCCACAAACGATTAGTTTTGATGAAGAGGGGAATACCCATTTTTATGGTCATGATAGGGTTGGAGCCGAAATTGTTGAAAGTATTGCTGAAAGATTAAAACTGTCAAAAAGAGAGAGAAATACACTAAAAAAACTGGTGAAGCACCACATGTATCCTCATTTACTGGCTGCTCAGCAGGTTCTCACTGAGCGAGCTGTAAATCGCTACTTAAGGCGTATGGAAGAACTGGCCTTTCCACTTCTCGATATGGCTATTGCCGACGCCCTTGCTTCACCACCAAGGGGTGAAGGTATACTCCCGTACCACGAATTTCGCGCAAAGATAATTAAAGTTATTGAAGAGAAGGCAAAGGTTACCCAGGGAAGACTGGTTACAGGGGATGATCTGATAGAGCTCGGACTTAAGCCGGGTCCCATTTTTAAAAAAATACTTGCAGAGATTGATGATTTGATTGCAGAGGGGAGGATTCATTCCAAAGAAGAAGCACTGGATTTCATTAGGAAAAATTATGTGCAAGAGTCCGGTACGCTTTGAAAATCCACGACTTTTTTATTAACATTATCTAATGAACTCGCTTGTTTTGGTTTTTCAACTTCTTTTCTCTTTTGGTTTATTTGACGATCCCTTCTATCAGTATCTCAGAAACAGTTATGGCATTTTTGACAGTGTTTATGTAGAGGAGAACCTCGTTTATTTCGGGAAGTACAAGGGGACTGAAGAGATAGTTTTAGACTCTGCTGTTTCCTACGATCGTTTTAAAATGGCGAGAACAAGAGAGATTATCTACAGAAACCTTATTGAGAGGCAAAGCGAAAATTTAGAGACTGCATCTAAAACCACAGGTAGCAGAGGAGTAATTCCTACTATACAAATTCCTGTTTACATGCCTCCTTCCTTTTCCTTTCTTGGCAAAGAAGGTGCGAAGATTGACATTGACGGAACCCAGTCGGTTAGACTCAGTTTTGAAAAAAACGTTACCCATGATCCATTAAGTTACATTGGTAAAGGAACTTCAAGTTACTTTAACCCCCAGCTGGAGCAACAGTTGAGGCTAAGTTTAAATGCTTTTATTGGAAGCAAATTGAGTGTAAACATTGACCACGATTCGGAGAGGCAGGACGAGACGAAAAATAAAGTGATTGTGAAATTTCAGGGTGAGGAAGATGATGTCGTAAAACTCATTGAACTTGGTGATACGAGGGTGACTTTACCATCAACGCGATTTGCAAGTTTTCCCGGCCAGACAAAAGAGGGACTTTTTGGCTTTAATTCTCTATTCCAATTTGGTCCTTTAAAAATCCAGGCTATAGCTACAAGGGAAAAAGGAGAAAGCCAAACTACGAGTCTTTCAAGAGGTGCAGTGCAGGATAGCTTCTTGCTTTATGGGAAGGATTTCGAAAAATTCAGATTTTTCTACATCCCTGAAGCCGAGTCAATAGTGTCTATTCAGGTCTTCATTGATGAGCAGAGGGGAATACAGCCGGGAAAAACAATACCAGGATTTGCCTATTTCTATGGGTATGACAGTGCTACGGGGATGTACTTGCCCGACTCCGCACTCAAAGAGTATGGGAATTTCAAAGCCCTTATCTATGGAGAAGATTTTATCTATTATCCGGATTCAAAAGTTCTTGAACTTGCCACAAGAGCGGGTGAAAACTACGTTATTGCAGTATCTTACCAAACGAGTACTGGAAGGCGTGTAGGTGTTTTGGCAGATACGATTCTTGACAGTTTAAGGTTGGTGAAGCCTTCCAGTTATCCTCTTTACATTGATTCCCTTTTTACCAGGTCAGACACCTTGAAAGCTCAATTGTGGAATACAATGCTTATGAACATATACGATGTAAGGGCTTCTTATATAACTCCTGAGA
This genomic window from bacterium contains:
- a CDS encoding inositol monophosphatase family protein, with the translated sequence MEKYLQVALKAVREAGNFLRDHFGKVLDIHAEEKKANDLVSFVDRETEEIIKDIIWKEFPDHQFIGEEPGSSKKVAQLAWVIDPLDGTKNFLSGIDIFAISCALLEEGEPIVGVVFNPVKSELFYALRGRGAFKNGKKIGINNNLPIERTLFATAFPFREKSKFDFLNEVFKRLYKKFSDVRRLGSASLDLCYVAEGIFSAFYEYGLSIWDIAAGALIVREAGGVVKDFSGGNDYLRSGNIVAGREDAVTLVLDALREARWSLP
- a CDS encoding HD domain-containing protein, with the translated sequence MEFAIKIPTIDEEIVNSFKIYLVGGSLRDAILGREINDYDLVLEGDIDPFLKLYKRKHPESTLFPLSEEDEEYRIVITEDLWLDITSVKGKDIYEDLKKRDFTVNAIAMDLRSGKIIDPVGGWKDIEQRVIRLISPLNLIQDPLRILRAYRFSAVLGFEIGPETRFYLKELSPLLSFKIVAGERIRYELFLILLTDNSSKTIELMAEDGVLFSVFPELSPMKHTSQRYYNEQNLLYHTIKALANFEKILVEKDEKYEKELGWIFKLAVLLHDIGKPQTISFDEEGNTHFYGHDRVGAEIVESIAERLKLSKRERNTLKKLVKHHMYPHLLAAQQVLTERAVNRYLRRMEELAFPLLDMAIADALASPPRGEGILPYHEFRAKIIKVIEEKAKVTQGRLVTGDDLIELGLKPGPIFKKILAEIDDLIAEGRIHSKEEALDFIRKNYVQESGTL